In Penaeus chinensis breed Huanghai No. 1 chromosome 26, ASM1920278v2, whole genome shotgun sequence, a single genomic region encodes these proteins:
- the LOC125039180 gene encoding AH receptor-interacting protein-like gives MDDKLIKKTVVHPGKGDAGYLDGTKVTFHLKTETYEETPVVIDNSHDWKNPVELILGKKFKLEVWEACIRTMLPGEVAAFTVDKSLLTSYPLVSKTLRDAYCKGTPQKKEKKPHHCCGMGFKEGLGFADLDDLVKTPRNLTFTIDLFKVESPNSYQKEFWAMNESERISSIPALREEGNTHYKEGDYKEASTKYSEALGRLEQLMLREKPNDEEWNKLNEMKKPLLLNYAQCQLLQGEYYTVIEHCTTVLDKDPDNVKALFRRGRAYVEVFSPEEAKRDLEKAARLDSGVAAGCKKLLAQLAKMEKEKTAQDKNIYSKMFTSS, from the exons GTCACTTTTCACCTGAAAACTGAAACATATGAAGAGACCCCAGTTGTCATTGATAACAGCCATGACTGGAAAAATCCTGTGGAACTTATTCTGGGCAAGAAGTTTAAGCTTGAAGTCTGGGAAGCTTGCATTCGTACCATGTTGCCCGGGGAAGTTGCTGCTTTTACTGTAGATAAGTCG TTATTAACTTCCTATCCCCTGGTGTCCAAAACCCTCCGTGATGCCTATTGCAAAGGCACaccacagaagaaagagaagaagcccCACCACTGCTGCGGCATGGGCTTCAAAGAGGGCCTAGGATTTGCGGACTTAGATGACTTAGTGAAGACACCAAGGAATCTCACTTTCACTATTG ATCTCTTCAAGGTGGAATCTCCCAATTCATATCAGAAAGAGTTTTGGGCCATGAACGAGAGTGAGCGAATAAGCAGCATCCCGGCCCTGAGAGAGGAGGGCAACACACATTACAAGGAGGGTGACTACAAAGAAGCGAGTACGAAATATTCTGAAGCCCTCGGCAGATTAGAGCAGCTCATGTTAAG AGAAAAGCCAAATGATGAGGAATGGAACAAactgaatgaaatgaaaaagccGCTACTCTTAAACTATGCGCAGTGCCAGTTGCTACAGGGAGAATACTATACTGTCATTGAACACTGTACTACTGTGCTGGACAAGGACCCTG ACAATGTGAAGGCCCTCTTCCGCCGCGGCCGCGCTTACGTTGAAGTCTTCAGCCcagaggaggcaaagagagaccTGGAAAAGGCGGCCCGACTTGATTCTGGTGTTGCCGCAGGATGCAAGAAGCTTCTCGCACAATTGgccaagatggagaaggagaagacggcaCAAGATAAGAATATCTACAGTAAAATGTTCACCTCATCTTAG
- the LOC125039119 gene encoding proteasomal ubiquitin receptor ADRM1-like isoform X2 encodes MSSALFGGSARSSSKNLVEFRAGKMYMKGNMVHPDKRKGQVYLYQADDALMHFCWKDRGTGTVEEDLIIFPDDCEYKRVSQCTTGRVFVLKFKSSSRRLFFWLQEPKSDKDEDNARKVNELLNNPPTPNSQRSTGSTPNPVLSSDISNLRESDIHNLFGNISQQQLMQILGSGMSSLATLLGPGSGSGGSRSGSGNSSSTTSTTTRASTTPSTTTTSTPAPTPAQDSAPGSNTETSSATSASGNVVPIQLSDLQNILSGISVPPDASGSPRVPVDLSSAMTAEALQPILTNEDFVNQLRPYLPATSDGLPPTEQLRGTVTSPQFQQAVSLFSSALQSGQLGPLINQFGLGEDAVLAAASCDMEAFIKALGKKKNKEEGSKKEEEKKKEEKGKDQDKDEDDAMSVD; translated from the exons ATGTCGTCGGCGCTGTTCGGAGGGAGCGCTCGGTCCAGCAGCAAGAATCTGGTCGAATTCAGG GCCGGGAAGATGTACATGAAGGGCAACATGGTCCATCCCGACAAGAGGAAGGGGCAGGTGTACTTGTACCAGGCGGACGACGCCCTGATGCACTTCTGCTGGAAGGACCGAGGCACGGGGACGGTCGAGGAG GACCTGATTATCTTCCCTGATGACTGCGAGTACAAGCGGGTGAGCCAGTGCACAACTGGACGTGTGTTCGTCCTCAAGTTCAAGTCTTCAAGCCGTCGTCTCTTCTTCTGGCTGCAG GAGCCCAAGAGTGACAAAGACGAGGACAATGCCCGCAAGGTCAATGAGCTGCTCAACAACCCCCCAACACCCAATTCGCAGAGATCAACAGGCTCCACCCCCAACCCAGTCCTGAGCTCGGACATCTCCAACCTGCGAGAGTCGGACATCCACAATCTGTTTGGCAACATCTCGCAGCAGCAGTTGATGCAAATTCTGGGCAGTGGCATGTCCAGCCTTGCCACGCTGCTTGGCCCAGG GTCTGGCAGCGGTGGGAGCCGCAGTGGCAGTGGAAACAGCAGCAGTACTACCTCGACAACGACCAGGGCATCCACCAccccctctaccaccaccacctctaccccaGCTCCCACCCCAGCTCAGG ACTCAGCCCCAGGGAGCAACACGGAAACTAGCAGTGCTACCTCAGCATCTGGAAATGTTGTGCCGATCCAGTTGTCGGACTTGCAGAACATTTTGTCAGGGATCTCTGTACCCCCTGATGCCTCTGGGTCACCACGAGTTCCAG TGGATTTGAGTTCAGCCATGACGGCTGAAGCTTTGCAGCCAATCCTGACCAACGAAGACTTTGTCAACCAGCTGCGCCCATATCTTCCAGCTACATCTGATGGACTGCCGCCCACTGAGCAGCTGCGGGGCACGGTCACGTCCCCCCAGTTCCAACAG GCTGTAAGCTTGTTCAGCAGTGCTCTGCAGTCTGGGCAGCTAGGTCCGCTGATCAACCAGTTCGGCCTGGGTGAAGACGCCGTGCTGGCCGCTGCTTCCTGCGACATGGAAGCATTCATCAAG GCTCTgggcaagaagaagaacaaggaagaagggagtaaaaaggaggaggagaagaagaaagaagagaagggcaaAGACCAGgacaaggatgaagatgatgcCATGTCTGTGGACTAA
- the LOC125039119 gene encoding proteasomal ubiquitin receptor ADRM1-like isoform X1 yields MSSALFGGSARSSSKNLVEFRAGKMYMKGNMVHPDKRKGQVYLYQADDALMHFCWKDRGTGTVEEDLIIFPDDCEYKRVSQCTTGRVFVLKFKSSSRRLFFWLQEPKSDKDEDNARKVNELLNNPPTPNSQRSTGSTPNPVLSSDISNLRESDIHNLFGNISQQQLMQILGSGMSSLATLLGPGRSGSGGSRSGSGNSSSTTSTTTRASTTPSTTTTSTPAPTPAQDSAPGSNTETSSATSASGNVVPIQLSDLQNILSGISVPPDASGSPRVPVDLSSAMTAEALQPILTNEDFVNQLRPYLPATSDGLPPTEQLRGTVTSPQFQQAVSLFSSALQSGQLGPLINQFGLGEDAVLAAASCDMEAFIKALGKKKNKEEGSKKEEEKKKEEKGKDQDKDEDDAMSVD; encoded by the exons ATGTCGTCGGCGCTGTTCGGAGGGAGCGCTCGGTCCAGCAGCAAGAATCTGGTCGAATTCAGG GCCGGGAAGATGTACATGAAGGGCAACATGGTCCATCCCGACAAGAGGAAGGGGCAGGTGTACTTGTACCAGGCGGACGACGCCCTGATGCACTTCTGCTGGAAGGACCGAGGCACGGGGACGGTCGAGGAG GACCTGATTATCTTCCCTGATGACTGCGAGTACAAGCGGGTGAGCCAGTGCACAACTGGACGTGTGTTCGTCCTCAAGTTCAAGTCTTCAAGCCGTCGTCTCTTCTTCTGGCTGCAG GAGCCCAAGAGTGACAAAGACGAGGACAATGCCCGCAAGGTCAATGAGCTGCTCAACAACCCCCCAACACCCAATTCGCAGAGATCAACAGGCTCCACCCCCAACCCAGTCCTGAGCTCGGACATCTCCAACCTGCGAGAGTCGGACATCCACAATCTGTTTGGCAACATCTCGCAGCAGCAGTTGATGCAAATTCTGGGCAGTGGCATGTCCAGCCTTGCCACGCTGCTTGGCCCAGG TAGGTCTGGCAGCGGTGGGAGCCGCAGTGGCAGTGGAAACAGCAGCAGTACTACCTCGACAACGACCAGGGCATCCACCAccccctctaccaccaccacctctaccccaGCTCCCACCCCAGCTCAGG ACTCAGCCCCAGGGAGCAACACGGAAACTAGCAGTGCTACCTCAGCATCTGGAAATGTTGTGCCGATCCAGTTGTCGGACTTGCAGAACATTTTGTCAGGGATCTCTGTACCCCCTGATGCCTCTGGGTCACCACGAGTTCCAG TGGATTTGAGTTCAGCCATGACGGCTGAAGCTTTGCAGCCAATCCTGACCAACGAAGACTTTGTCAACCAGCTGCGCCCATATCTTCCAGCTACATCTGATGGACTGCCGCCCACTGAGCAGCTGCGGGGCACGGTCACGTCCCCCCAGTTCCAACAG GCTGTAAGCTTGTTCAGCAGTGCTCTGCAGTCTGGGCAGCTAGGTCCGCTGATCAACCAGTTCGGCCTGGGTGAAGACGCCGTGCTGGCCGCTGCTTCCTGCGACATGGAAGCATTCATCAAG GCTCTgggcaagaagaagaacaaggaagaagggagtaaaaaggaggaggagaagaagaaagaagagaagggcaaAGACCAGgacaaggatgaagatgatgcCATGTCTGTGGACTAA